TTAATTTTTCCGGGGTAAAAAAGGAAGAGTGAAAATGCAATAACACCAAATGGTTTGATATATGCGGATAATGCAATTAATAAAGTTGCGATAATTATATTTTTTCTTTCAAGAAAATTAAAAGCAAGTATTATTAATCCGGCAATTAAAGCATTACTTTGTGTATTCTGAACAGACGTAATATTTTCGAGCAGAATAAACCATAATATCGACACTTTTATTTTATCGCTTATTCTTGGTAAAACTTTTATTGCAAAAAATAAAATCAGAGTATTTAAAAGGTTCCAGAGAACCAATCCAACAGAAACAGGCAAATAAGCAAAAGGCAGCATGTAAACGGCAAATGTAGGACTATATTTAAAATCCCAGAACTGATAATCTGCATTTTTGTAACGCTCGGTAATAATACAGTATAAATTCTGCCCGTTTATTAAATGATGAAATGTTTGTTTAAAAATTAAATAATTGTTGTAATGCGTGTATTCGTGTCCTTCAATTGTTTTTATTCCTAATGATAATAATTGAACACTTGCAATAACTGTAATTGTAATGTAAATTGCAAGCAAAGTATTGCTGTTGGAAATACTTCTGAGGAATTTATTTTCTTTTAAAAAAATCATTTGATGTTATTTTGAAATTGTATTGATAATTGTGGTTACATTTTAGCATATTTTTCATAAAGAATTTTTGGTATAAGATTCATCTTTGCAGCTATTTTAAGAGGAAATCGGAGTTTAACAATATAGTGGTAATATGAGGGGAAATCTTTATACGATTTCCTTGGGGATTTCATAATGTTTTCCCATTCCTCTTGAGAAAAATCAAGTTTTTTTAATACATAATTAATGTCTTCCTGATAAAATTGATATGGTGTTTTAAGTTCTTTTACGGCTCCTTCTTTTTTCATTTGTCCGCTTCTGATTAGTGCGGAATACTCAACTTTACGTTTATCAATATTAAATTTTACAGGCAAATAATAAGATTGAAAAAATCTGGTAAAAATATTTTCATGATGATGCCCCCCATAGTCCTTCCATCCCAATTCATTTTTTATTATTTCTTTTGCTTTTGCTTTGTCATATTCAATGTAGTCGAAAACTCTGACATCTCTGATTTTTTTATACAAAACATAATATGCAAATTGCAGTAATGTCATTATTGGAAAATGTTTCAATTTAATAGTTCCAAATTTCTTATGAACGCTTCTGATATATCTTCCGTC
The sequence above is a segment of the Bacteroidales bacterium genome. Coding sequences within it:
- a CDS encoding glycosyltransferase family 87 protein; the protein is MIFLKENKFLRSISNSNTLLAIYITITVIASVQLLSLGIKTIEGHEYTHYNNYLIFKQTFHHLINGQNLYCIITERYKNADYQFWDFKYSPTFAVYMLPFAYLPVSVGLVLWNLLNTLILFFAIKVLPRISDKIKVSILWFILLENITSVQNTQSNALIAGLIILAFNFLERKNIIIATLLIALSAYIKPFGVIAFSLFLFYPGKIKFILYSIFWMFILFALPLLFTSFGQLKYLYQSWFQVLKTDYNSWNGLSVMGWLYSWFNLSINKYIIIFTGFIILSLSFLKYKSFNNYNFRILFLANILIWIVIFNHKAESSTFIIAVAGVALWYFYKKRKFYDLILICLAFVFTILSPTDIFPKYLREHIVVPYVLKAIPCIIIWLKIIFELLTFETANNSSESISFIKGNDVKNTQ